TCGGGCACGCCCCAGTAGTCAAAGATGGTGGTGCGGCCATCCTCGCTGCTGAAGCCCTCGGCGCCCCGGCCCGGCTCGCCCACCTCCTGGCCCATATATACCATCACGGGCCCCGAAGCCAGCGTAGCCGATACCGTCATGGCCGGAATGGCCGTGCGTGGGTCGGTGGCAAAGTCGCGGGAGGCGATGCGCTGCTCGTCGTGATTTTCAAGGAAGCGCAGCATGTTGGAGCTGAAGCCGCGGCTTTCCTCCTTCCAGACTTTGGTAATGTCGTCGGTGTTGCCTTCGCCGCGCATCAGGCGACGCAAGCCGTCGTAGAGGCCTACCTTATCGTAGAGGAAGTCGAACTTGCCTTGGGCGATGTACTGCTTGTATACTTTCGGGTCGTAGGCTTCGGCAATGAAAACCAGATCGGGCTTCACCTTTTTTACCTCCGGAATTACCCAGGCCCAGAACTCGATGGGCACCATTTCGGCCATATCGCACCGAAAGCCGTCCACATCCTTTTTCGCCCAGAAAATCAGGATGTCGCGCATCTTCTTCCACGTATCGGGCACGGGCTCGAAGTAGTCTTTCCGCCCATTCTGGTAATCGACGCCGTAGTTGAGCTTAATAGTCTCGAACCAGTCGTCGACGCTGGGCGTAGCCGAAAACACGTCGTTACCAGTGACTTTGGCCGGATTCTCGGCGAACTTCTTGTCTTCTTTAGGTCCCGCTGCCGCGCCCAGCGGATTGTAGGAAGCAGGCACGATCAACGGTTTGCCGGGCAGGTAATAGAAGTTGTTCTGGGGGGCAAATGCCTTGGTTTTGTCGTCCTTTTCGCCCAAGTCTACCACGCCCGCGGGCTTCGCATCCGACTTATAGGTACGGGCTACGTGGTTGGGAATGAAGTCAATAATGAGTTTGAGCTTGTTGTCATGGGTGCGCTTCACTAAGGCCTCAAACTCCCGCATGCGGTTTTTTACATCTACCGCTAAATCGGGGTCCACGTCGTAGTAATCCTTGATGGCGTAGGGCGAGCCGGCGCGGCCTTTTACCACATCCGCGTCGTCGAGCGGGATGCCAAACTTGGTGAAGT
The window above is part of the Hymenobacter radiodurans genome. Proteins encoded here:
- a CDS encoding alpha-amylase family glycosyl hydrolase → MHKLLPIAACALALAAFQLSPSTSSVSVTDTTTLPDPNTTDETPQDNKLVIYQLLPRLFGNKKTVNKPYGTSAENGTGKFNDITAPALQAIREMGVSHVWYTGVIEHATMSDFTKFGIPLDDADVVKGRAGSPYAIKDYYDVDPDLAVDVKNRMREFEALVKRTHDNKLKLIIDFIPNHVARTYKSDAKPAGVVDLGEKDDKTKAFAPQNNFYYLPGKPLIVPASYNPLGAAAGPKEDKKFAENPAKVTGNDVFSATPSVDDWFETIKLNYGVDYQNGRKDYFEPVPDTWKKMRDILIFWAKKDVDGFRCDMAEMVPIEFWAWVIPEVKKVKPDLVFIAEAYDPKVYKQYIAQGKFDFLYDKVGLYDGLRRLMRGEGNTDDITKVWKEESRGFSSNMLRFLENHDEQRIASRDFATDPRTAIPAMTVSATLASGPVMVYMGQEVGEPGRGAEGFSSEDGRTTIFDYWGVPEHQKWMNGGKFDGGRLSAEQRQLRAFYSRLLNLTATSDAIRRGKFYELQDANNLSKEYDQKQAYSYLRYTDKQKLLIVVNFSRDKTMQPTITIPKEAMTAMGLNAQQQFTYTDLLNEAPPTDNLYLTLAPLSAYVFEIKTK